A single genomic interval of Notolabrus celidotus isolate fNotCel1 chromosome 13, fNotCel1.pri, whole genome shotgun sequence harbors:
- the LOC117824015 gene encoding uncharacterized protein LOC117824015 isoform X7, whose product MKTVAAVIIGLIFAFSDFIETTAGSQLQGSAEPVIQMECRDRYLWVHVTSTKTPRFEALDGNGVHSISEQVASLCGYTISSFKMDGSTTFRASYYSCFTQNQNDEVFTFRLNVMVNDAGGSRISRPVSVVCSGLIWTHREVACEEDYMEVNVNRDSSCGGLRGDSGPEWQAALAQAQRTASSAWQLMILKSDGQVSSMSISEAQRQGFSLSTSAQRIVLRSGYKQPHAELTMVDGIPVEVVRASLYSKQKLTVLMIDASMACTVNPGSFDGSQLLWDVPLLMSPLTGEGVGFESRNLSVGIEGVLLDKPTATTRGFSMLQQGNVVQIRVPFGTKGGYRKSLVVNNLYKETYVIYLLYEHVFSLLFEDGSSIDTKHRMLRVLDTPLLCRPPFSLDQTMNDDQAFRVYLGNIPADVILEEVQINGQQLMSQSAKRGLSINSVVNTNGSQGYELQLPFEDAAVHWTYLGQGEVQYSIGINFTLTIMPQRQSYYHHTSLTARVSNTFPPEITAQCSERGISFSVVRPPQTESFWEVGVNQEPLTSELADQRGYRLNSDTSRTALEVPVFSVGYTYEDINLSNFYGTFQLLLRDSKTLEVQTSTSKHCLFKTQDMIVCSRDGTMTVVTTPTSTWPTVLPERTTLLDPTCRPKQTDGSRVLFEFKLNSCGTRATVGESYVVYENEILHDRQMIADGPNLIFRESQFKLTVRCFYPLSAVNRLSVDRTFRSHTPGFGSVKVFKSLKDPDDQISSQDCSHQGSGPATHTPTNQVHQTPEAESVLPQRTVMPLPKPGPSNFITVPAGRNKLLYSLQNLKLLPPLEAPLRVPSGNVLVQTKDPPRYGTSPASSVQLSNLNTQSLSLGEERQENSRLTKDHQGSGLDQNVWPSSLAWFRPTQNRFVQNSLGLQNLNFAPGRQDLNKPNVAYLDVDLYRHTTGGQEVAKTEEVPGYQPQRPYDLSQATLFHPVLEPVAQYSPENTGSNDPPQSSRNKKYVPADAKTTTSKCTITDSKSRDKERSVLSSQSTSPINQSPGRPGSIDRRNTETVWSRVQNIRVKPQSKFVSSGLSVNQKPETQQANPRVSDNSQYATGLNTDRSDGNHWTQRLPDQRGSSVREGRVPDRTQTQEVVPNRPRHQQEVVHPVPNQTGHQQELVQNRPRHQQEVVHPVPNRPLHQQEVVPNQPQHQQEVVHPVPNQPQHQQEVVHPVPNQPRHQQEVVHPVPNQPQHQQEVVHPVPNQPRHQQEVVHPVPNQPRHQQEVVHPVPNQPGSKRTIIQPPGASHIRVRPVFGLQERSLTSLGPKQQNPSPQTDTRGGTHRNPIPASTPQDTPANIRDQPHNPNRQSERNPAAGTAGITVSSSGYNGSGSEPKIHTGSDCSRFSQYGTSVHQGIMRGKQIGR is encoded by the exons ATGAAAACTGTTGCTGCTGTCATCATAGG ACTCATCTTTGCTTTCAGTGATTTTATTGAGACAACAGCCGGAAGTCAACTGCAAG GTTCTGCAGAGCCTGTTATTCAGATGGAGTGTCGGGATCGTTACCTGTGGGTCCACGTCACTTCAACGAAAACACCTCGCTTCGAAGCTCTCG ATGGAAATGGCGTCCACTCCATCAGTGAGCAGGTGGCCTCGCTCTGCGGTTACACCATCAGCAGTTTTAAGATGGACGGTTCCACCACCTTCAGGGCCTCATACTATTCCTGCTTCACCCAAAACCAG aatgACGAGGTGTTCACCTTCAGACTGAACGTGATGGTGAATGACGCTGGGGGCAGTAGGATCAGTAGACCCGTTTCTGTGGTCTGTTCTGGTTTGATCTGGACTCACAGAGAGGTCGCCTGTGAGGAGGACTACATGGAG GTTAATGTTAACAGAGACTCTTCATGTGGAGGACTCAGGGGGGACAGTGGACCGGAGTGGCAGGCGGCTCTCGCTCAG GCTCAGAGGACTGCAAGTTCTGCCTGGCAGCTGATGATCCTGAAGAGTGACGGGCAGGTGTCTTCCATGTCCATCAGTGAGGCTCAGAGGCAGGGGTTCAGCCTGTCCACCTCTGCCCAGAGGATAGTGCTTCGTTCTGGATACAAGCAGCCACACGCCGAGCTGACCATG GTGGACGGCATCCCTGTGGAGGTTGTGCGGGCCTCCCTCTACAGTAAGCAGAAGCTGACGGTGCTGATGATTGATGCGTCCATGGCCTGCACAGTGA ATCCGGGTTCCTTCGATGGCAGCCAACTGCTCTGGGATGTCCCACTGCTCATGTCCCCTCTTACAGGGGAGGGAGTTGGGTTTGAAAGTCGAAACCTCAGTGTGGGGATTGAGGGAGTGCTGCTGGACAAACCCACTGCAACCACAAGGGGATTCAGCATGTTGCAACAAGGAAATGTGGTCCAGATCAGGGTGCCTTTTGGGACCAAGGGGGGCTACAGAAAG AGTTTGGTGGTGAACAACCTGTACAAGGAGACTTATGTGATCTACCTGCTCTACGAACACgtcttctctctgctgtttgagGACGGCAGCAGCATCGACACTAAACACAGGATGCTCAGAGTGCTCGACACGCCGCTGCTCTGCCGACCGCCTTTCAGCCTGGATC AGACCATGAATGACGACCAGGCGTTCAGGGTCTACCTGGGGAACATTCCTGCTGATGTTATATTAGAGGAAGTCCAGATCAACGGACAGCAGCTAATGTCTCAGAGTGCCAAACGAGGACTCAGCATCAATTCTGTTGTGAACACCAACGGCAGCCAAGGCTACGAGCTCCAGCTGCCCTTCGAAGACGCCGCTGTCCACTGGACG TACCTGGGTCAAGGTGAAGTGCAGTACTCCATAGGTATAAACTTCACTCTGACCATCATGCCTCAGAGACAATCTTACTACCACCACACATCCCTGACGGCACGAGTTTCCAATACAT TCCCTCCAGAGATCACAGCGCAGTGTTCAGAGAGAGGAATCAGCTTCAGTGTGGTCAGACCACCGCAAACTGAGAGTTTCTGGGAGGTGGGCGTCAACCAGGAGCCTCTGACGTCAGAGCTGGCCGATCAAAGAGGGTACCGCCTCAACAGTGACACCTCCAGGACCGCCCTGGAAGTCCCTGTGTTCTCAGTTGGATACACTTATGAG gACATCAACCTGTCAAACTTTTACGGAACCTTTCAGCTTCTTCTCAGAGACTCCAAAACCCTGGAGGTCCAGACATCCACCTCCAAACACTGCCTCTTCAAAACACAGGACATGATCG TCTGTTCTAGAGACGGGACCATGACGGTGGTGACGACTCCGACCTCCACCTGGCCTACAGTGCTGCCTGAAAGAACCACTCTTCTAGACCCTACCTGTAGACCCAAACAGACGGATGGATCCAGAGTCCTGTTTGAGTTCAAGTTGAACTCCTGTGGAACCAGAGCCACG GTTGGGGAGTCATACGTGGTTTATGAAAATGAAATCCTCCATGACAGACAGATGATCGCTGACGGACCAAACCTCATCTTCAGAGAATCTCAGTTTAA GTTGACCGTGAGATGCTTCTATCCCCTCAGTGCAGTCAACAGACTGTCCGTGGACAGGACATTCAGATCCCACACTCCTGGATTTGGTTCAGTCAAAGTCTTCAAGAGTCTTAAAG ATCCAGATGAtcaaatctcctcacaggactGTTCGCATCAAGGTTCTGGACCTGCTACCCACACACCTACAAACCAGGTCCACCAAACTCCTGAAGCTGAAAGTGTCCTGCCTCAGAGGACTGTGATGCCTTTGCCCAAACCTGGACCCAGTAACTTCATCACAGTACCTGCAGGACGCAACAAGCTGCTCTACTCCCTCCAGAACCTGaaactcctccctcctcttgaaGCACCTCTGCGGGTTCCTTCTGGAAATGTTCTGGTCCAGACTAAAGATCCTCCCAGGTATGGAACGTCTCCAGCCAGCAGTGTCCAGCTGTCAAACCTTAATACACAAAGTCTCAGCTTaggagaagagagacaagaaaactCCAGACTAACTAAAGACCACCAGGGCTCAGGTTTGGATCAGAATGTGTGGCCCTCCAGCCTGGCATGGTTCCGGCCTACTCAAAACCGCTTTGTACAGAACAGTCTAGGCCTGCAGAATTTAAACTTTGCTCCTGGCAGGCAAGACCTGAACAAACCAAATGTGGCCTATCTGGATGTGGATCTTTACAGGCACACAACTGGTGGACAGGAAGTGGCAAAAACTGAAGAGGTGCCAGGTTACCAGCCCCAAAGACCGTACGATCTTTCTCAAGCTACTCTGTTCCATCCAGTCCTTGAGCCAGTTGCTCAGTACAGCCCAGAAAATACCGGCAGCAATGACCCCCCTCAGTCCAGCAGAAACAAGAAGTATGTCCCTGCTGATGCTAAAACCACTACATCCAAATGCACCATCACTGACTCCAAATCCAGAGATAAAGAGAGGTCTGTACTGTCGTCTCAGTCAACCAGTCCGATCAACCAAAGCCCAGGAAGACCAGGGTCCATCGATAGGAGGAACACTGAGACAGTTTGGTCAAGAGTGCAGAACATCAGAGTCAAACCTCAGAGCAAATTTGTCTCATCTGGACTTTCTGTCAACCAGAAACCAGAGACCCAACAAGCAAACCCTCGAGTATCTGATAACTCCCAGTATGCCACTGGTCTAAATACTGACAGGAGTGATGGGAACCACTGGACACAACGTCTTCCTGACCAGAGAGGTTCAAGCGTAAGAGAGGGACGTGTTCCCGATagaacacagacacaggaagTGGTCCCAAACCGACCAAGACACCAGCAGGAAGTGGTCCATCCAGTCCCAAATCAAACAGGACACCAGCAGGAACTGGTCCAAAACCGACCAAGACACCAGCAGGAAGTGGTCCATCCAGTCCCAAATCGACCACTACACCAGCAGGAAGTGGTCCCAAaccaaccacaacaccagcaggAAGTGGTCCATCCTGTCCCAAaccaaccacaacaccagcaggAAGTGGTCCATCCTGTCCCAAACCAACCACGACACCAGCAGGAAGTGGTCCATCCTGTCCCAAaccaaccacaacaccagcaggAAGTGGTCCATCCTGTCCCAAACCAACCACGACACCAGCAGGAAGTGGTCCATCCTGTCCCAAACCAACCACGACACCAGCAGGAAGTGGTCCA TCCAGTCCCAAACCAACCAGGATCAAAGCGAACAATCATCCAACCTCCAG GAGCATCTCACATCAGAGTCAGACCTGTTTTTGGCCTTCAGGAAAGATCCCTAACCTCCCTTGGGCCCAAACAGCAGAACCCCAGCCCCCAGACCGACACCAGAGGAGGAACCCACAGGAACCCAATCCCTGCCTCAACACCTCAGGACACTCCAGCCAACATCAGAGATCAACCGCATAATCCCAACAGGCAGTCAGAGAGGAATCCTGCGGCGGGTACAGCTGGGATTACTGTTTCCTCCTCGGGTTATAACGGTTCAGGTTCAGAACCGAAGATCCATACCGGGTCGGACTGCAGCCGGTTCAGTCAGTATGGAACCAGTGTTCACCAAGGCATCATGAGAG GTAAACAGATCGGCCGATGA
- the LOC117824015 gene encoding uncharacterized protein LOC117824015 isoform X4 has product MKTVAAVIIGLIFAFSDFIETTAGSQLQGSAEPVIQMECRDRYLWVHVTSTKTPRFEALDGNGVHSISEQVASLCGYTISSFKMDGSTTFRASYYSCFTQNQNDEVFTFRLNVMVNDAGGSRISRPVSVVCSGLIWTHREVACEEDYMEVNVNRDSSCGGLRGDSGPEWQAALAQAQRTASSAWQLMILKSDGQVSSMSISEAQRQGFSLSTSAQRIVLRSGYKQPHAELTMVDGIPVEVVRASLYSKQKLTVLMIDASMACTVNPGSFDGSQLLWDVPLLMSPLTGEGVGFESRNLSVGIEGVLLDKPTATTRGFSMLQQGNVVQIRVPFGTKGGYRKSLVVNNLYKETYVIYLLYEHVFSLLFEDGSSIDTKHRMLRVLDTPLLCRPPFSLDQTMNDDQAFRVYLGNIPADVILEEVQINGQQLMSQSAKRGLSINSVVNTNGSQGYELQLPFEDAAVHWTYLGQGEVQYSIGINFTLTIMPQRQSYYHHTSLTARVSNTFPPEITAQCSERGISFSVVRPPQTESFWEVGVNQEPLTSELADQRGYRLNSDTSRTALEVPVFSVGYTYEDINLSNFYGTFQLLLRDSKTLEVQTSTSKHCLFKTQDMIVCSRDGTMTVVTTPTSTWPTVLPERTTLLDPTCRPKQTDGSRVLFEFKLNSCGTRATVGESYVVYENEILHDRQMIADGPNLIFRESQFKLTVRCFYPLSAVNRLSVDRTFRSHTPGFGSVKVFKSLKDPDDQISSQDCSHQGSGPATHTPTNQVHQTPEAESVLPQRTVMPLPKPGPSNFITVPAGRNKLLYSLQNLKLLPPLEAPLRVPSGNVLVQTKDPPRYGTSPASSVQLSNLNTQSLSLGEERQENSRLTKDHQGSGLDQNVWPSSLAWFRPTQNRFVQNSLGLQNLNFAPGRQDLNKPNVAYLDVDLYRHTTGGQEVAKTEEVPGYQPQRPYDLSQATLFHPVLEPVAQYSPENTGSNDPPQSSRNKKYVPADAKTTTSKCTITDSKSRDKERSVLSSQSTSPINQSPGRPGSIDRRNTETVWSRVQNIRVKPQSKFVSSGLSVNQKPETQQANPRVSDNSQYATGLNTDRSDGNHWTQRLPDQRGSSVREGRVPDRTQTQEVVPNRPRHQQEVVHPVPNQTGHQQEVVHPVPNRPLHQQEVVPNQPQHQQEVVHPVPNQPQHQQEVVHPVPNQPRHQQEVVHPVPNQPQHQQEVVHPVPNQPRHQQEVVHPVPNQPRHQQEVVHPVPNQPRHQQEVVHPVPNQPRHRQEVVLPVPNQPGSKRTIIQPPGASHIRVRPVFGLQERSLTSLGPKQQNPSPQTDTRGGTHRNPIPASTPQDTPANIRDQPHNPNRQSERNPAAGTAGITVSSSGYNGSGSEPKIHTGSDCSRFSQYGTSVHQGIMRGKQIGR; this is encoded by the exons ATGAAAACTGTTGCTGCTGTCATCATAGG ACTCATCTTTGCTTTCAGTGATTTTATTGAGACAACAGCCGGAAGTCAACTGCAAG GTTCTGCAGAGCCTGTTATTCAGATGGAGTGTCGGGATCGTTACCTGTGGGTCCACGTCACTTCAACGAAAACACCTCGCTTCGAAGCTCTCG ATGGAAATGGCGTCCACTCCATCAGTGAGCAGGTGGCCTCGCTCTGCGGTTACACCATCAGCAGTTTTAAGATGGACGGTTCCACCACCTTCAGGGCCTCATACTATTCCTGCTTCACCCAAAACCAG aatgACGAGGTGTTCACCTTCAGACTGAACGTGATGGTGAATGACGCTGGGGGCAGTAGGATCAGTAGACCCGTTTCTGTGGTCTGTTCTGGTTTGATCTGGACTCACAGAGAGGTCGCCTGTGAGGAGGACTACATGGAG GTTAATGTTAACAGAGACTCTTCATGTGGAGGACTCAGGGGGGACAGTGGACCGGAGTGGCAGGCGGCTCTCGCTCAG GCTCAGAGGACTGCAAGTTCTGCCTGGCAGCTGATGATCCTGAAGAGTGACGGGCAGGTGTCTTCCATGTCCATCAGTGAGGCTCAGAGGCAGGGGTTCAGCCTGTCCACCTCTGCCCAGAGGATAGTGCTTCGTTCTGGATACAAGCAGCCACACGCCGAGCTGACCATG GTGGACGGCATCCCTGTGGAGGTTGTGCGGGCCTCCCTCTACAGTAAGCAGAAGCTGACGGTGCTGATGATTGATGCGTCCATGGCCTGCACAGTGA ATCCGGGTTCCTTCGATGGCAGCCAACTGCTCTGGGATGTCCCACTGCTCATGTCCCCTCTTACAGGGGAGGGAGTTGGGTTTGAAAGTCGAAACCTCAGTGTGGGGATTGAGGGAGTGCTGCTGGACAAACCCACTGCAACCACAAGGGGATTCAGCATGTTGCAACAAGGAAATGTGGTCCAGATCAGGGTGCCTTTTGGGACCAAGGGGGGCTACAGAAAG AGTTTGGTGGTGAACAACCTGTACAAGGAGACTTATGTGATCTACCTGCTCTACGAACACgtcttctctctgctgtttgagGACGGCAGCAGCATCGACACTAAACACAGGATGCTCAGAGTGCTCGACACGCCGCTGCTCTGCCGACCGCCTTTCAGCCTGGATC AGACCATGAATGACGACCAGGCGTTCAGGGTCTACCTGGGGAACATTCCTGCTGATGTTATATTAGAGGAAGTCCAGATCAACGGACAGCAGCTAATGTCTCAGAGTGCCAAACGAGGACTCAGCATCAATTCTGTTGTGAACACCAACGGCAGCCAAGGCTACGAGCTCCAGCTGCCCTTCGAAGACGCCGCTGTCCACTGGACG TACCTGGGTCAAGGTGAAGTGCAGTACTCCATAGGTATAAACTTCACTCTGACCATCATGCCTCAGAGACAATCTTACTACCACCACACATCCCTGACGGCACGAGTTTCCAATACAT TCCCTCCAGAGATCACAGCGCAGTGTTCAGAGAGAGGAATCAGCTTCAGTGTGGTCAGACCACCGCAAACTGAGAGTTTCTGGGAGGTGGGCGTCAACCAGGAGCCTCTGACGTCAGAGCTGGCCGATCAAAGAGGGTACCGCCTCAACAGTGACACCTCCAGGACCGCCCTGGAAGTCCCTGTGTTCTCAGTTGGATACACTTATGAG gACATCAACCTGTCAAACTTTTACGGAACCTTTCAGCTTCTTCTCAGAGACTCCAAAACCCTGGAGGTCCAGACATCCACCTCCAAACACTGCCTCTTCAAAACACAGGACATGATCG TCTGTTCTAGAGACGGGACCATGACGGTGGTGACGACTCCGACCTCCACCTGGCCTACAGTGCTGCCTGAAAGAACCACTCTTCTAGACCCTACCTGTAGACCCAAACAGACGGATGGATCCAGAGTCCTGTTTGAGTTCAAGTTGAACTCCTGTGGAACCAGAGCCACG GTTGGGGAGTCATACGTGGTTTATGAAAATGAAATCCTCCATGACAGACAGATGATCGCTGACGGACCAAACCTCATCTTCAGAGAATCTCAGTTTAA GTTGACCGTGAGATGCTTCTATCCCCTCAGTGCAGTCAACAGACTGTCCGTGGACAGGACATTCAGATCCCACACTCCTGGATTTGGTTCAGTCAAAGTCTTCAAGAGTCTTAAAG ATCCAGATGAtcaaatctcctcacaggactGTTCGCATCAAGGTTCTGGACCTGCTACCCACACACCTACAAACCAGGTCCACCAAACTCCTGAAGCTGAAAGTGTCCTGCCTCAGAGGACTGTGATGCCTTTGCCCAAACCTGGACCCAGTAACTTCATCACAGTACCTGCAGGACGCAACAAGCTGCTCTACTCCCTCCAGAACCTGaaactcctccctcctcttgaaGCACCTCTGCGGGTTCCTTCTGGAAATGTTCTGGTCCAGACTAAAGATCCTCCCAGGTATGGAACGTCTCCAGCCAGCAGTGTCCAGCTGTCAAACCTTAATACACAAAGTCTCAGCTTaggagaagagagacaagaaaactCCAGACTAACTAAAGACCACCAGGGCTCAGGTTTGGATCAGAATGTGTGGCCCTCCAGCCTGGCATGGTTCCGGCCTACTCAAAACCGCTTTGTACAGAACAGTCTAGGCCTGCAGAATTTAAACTTTGCTCCTGGCAGGCAAGACCTGAACAAACCAAATGTGGCCTATCTGGATGTGGATCTTTACAGGCACACAACTGGTGGACAGGAAGTGGCAAAAACTGAAGAGGTGCCAGGTTACCAGCCCCAAAGACCGTACGATCTTTCTCAAGCTACTCTGTTCCATCCAGTCCTTGAGCCAGTTGCTCAGTACAGCCCAGAAAATACCGGCAGCAATGACCCCCCTCAGTCCAGCAGAAACAAGAAGTATGTCCCTGCTGATGCTAAAACCACTACATCCAAATGCACCATCACTGACTCCAAATCCAGAGATAAAGAGAGGTCTGTACTGTCGTCTCAGTCAACCAGTCCGATCAACCAAAGCCCAGGAAGACCAGGGTCCATCGATAGGAGGAACACTGAGACAGTTTGGTCAAGAGTGCAGAACATCAGAGTCAAACCTCAGAGCAAATTTGTCTCATCTGGACTTTCTGTCAACCAGAAACCAGAGACCCAACAAGCAAACCCTCGAGTATCTGATAACTCCCAGTATGCCACTGGTCTAAATACTGACAGGAGTGATGGGAACCACTGGACACAACGTCTTCCTGACCAGAGAGGTTCAAGCGTAAGAGAGGGACGTGTTCCCGATagaacacagacacaggaagTGGTCCCAAACCGACCAAGACACCAGCAGGAAGTGGTCCATCCAGTCCCAAATCAAACAGGACACCAGCAG GAAGTGGTCCATCCAGTCCCAAATCGACCACTACACCAGCAGGAAGTGGTCCCAAaccaaccacaacaccagcaggAAGTGGTCCATCCTGTCCCAAaccaaccacaacaccagcaggAAGTGGTCCATCCTGTCCCAAACCAACCACGACACCAGCAGGAAGTGGTCCATCCTGTCCCAAaccaaccacaacaccagcaggAAGTGGTCCATCCTGTCCCAAACCAACCACGACACCAGCAGGAAGTGGTCCATCCTGTCCCAAACCAACCACGACACCAGCAGGAAGTGGTCCATCCTGTCCCAAACCAACCACGACACCAGCAAGAAGTGGTCCATCCTGTCCCAAACCAACCACGACATCGGCAGGAAGTGGTACTTCCAGTCCCAAACCAACCAGGATCAAAGCGAACAATCATCCAACCTCCAG GAGCATCTCACATCAGAGTCAGACCTGTTTTTGGCCTTCAGGAAAGATCCCTAACCTCCCTTGGGCCCAAACAGCAGAACCCCAGCCCCCAGACCGACACCAGAGGAGGAACCCACAGGAACCCAATCCCTGCCTCAACACCTCAGGACACTCCAGCCAACATCAGAGATCAACCGCATAATCCCAACAGGCAGTCAGAGAGGAATCCTGCGGCGGGTACAGCTGGGATTACTGTTTCCTCCTCGGGTTATAACGGTTCAGGTTCAGAACCGAAGATCCATACCGGGTCGGACTGCAGCCGGTTCAGTCAGTATGGAACCAGTGTTCACCAAGGCATCATGAGAG GTAAACAGATCGGCCGATGA